The Lycium barbarum isolate Lr01 chromosome 10, ASM1917538v2, whole genome shotgun sequence genome includes a region encoding these proteins:
- the LOC132616094 gene encoding lysine-specific demethylase JMJ29-like isoform X1 yields MTDKGQDGNSISAINGGDNQELLLVKKVQVQEEITLFTEEGSQNGCVDGVVSVSQNSTSLFGEEKSENKAEGMEDSTIVKVENETGDTIMKEAEGEGMESPVEERKCEKETATIMEENLDLKKEEGMVLTEVVKKPKGKRGRPPNKDKQKKNIDNKEKKSNNLGRKKKEESDSEREEKEEKEKKSNNLGRKKKEESDSEREEEEEEKEKEKIDSDEVTAGRPRKSSLKAREKLSVYTQEMAEWDEEDRKTSKKRRARRKTQENGDCQKKHGRKRFVENGGDSDSKEEGNGNKKHKAEREESESGKHSLGQRKLPQDNASNPRNRKRKDENGNEIQSNMCHQCQRNDKGRVVRCTNCKTKRYCVPCMATWYPGMPEEAFEESCPVCRRNCNCKSCLRLDGPIKDLKNLKFEISKEEKVQYSKFILQQLLPFLRKFNAEQVVEMEIEAKIQGLPVSELMLQKANCQENERMYCNNCKTSIFDFHRNCSSCSYDLCLTCCRELRDGHLKGGEVEVIMDFVDKGVAYLHGDMEADSSPGIRTRPSRKPRFPKKMVENDSEGDARLAFEMEPGDNGRILPENSGGPAGEWKSNEDGSIPCPPENFGGCGKGNLELKCLLLKKPKQHSVSELLEKAEDIAKKFEWEDKPEVPQGLCFCRNLVDENDMQESKMCKAASRDGCDDNYLYCPAAKDLKQEDLKHFQCHWRKGEPVIVRNVLETGSGLSWEPMVMWRACRQIKNLNHPLLLDVIAINCLDWCEVEVNIHQFFKGYMEGRTDNAGWPQILKLKDWPPSDLFDERLPRHGAEFVNSLPFKEYTHPQSGYLNLAVKLPDKSLKPDMGPKTYIAYGVPQELGRGDSVTKLHCDMSDAVNVLTHTQAINLTPKQLSEMEKVKRNHAAQDKKELQMVGEEKQCKNEVSSELIDDHSVQGESSRRDEEKTDLFEVQSLSGEPNCGNQSTIPSASCVEPEGDTGTDVVINGAVSSTSTCEANGGIKIDNDKSDECKDKPVFGKSEVFEDIEGGALWDIFRRQDVAKLEEYLKKHFKEFRHIYCCPVPQVVHPIHDQTFYLTEDHKRKLKEEYGVEPWTFVQNLGDAVFIPAGCPHQVRNLKLCSFQNSGYAHLMHWQMTGMFCVVVSANLKLQILESCIKVALDFVSPENLHECIRLSEEFRTLPQNHRAKEDKLEVYVTGEGVWVLSFFLFRSAIPYFIEGMIMVKKMSIHAVREALVELEALPKSSSGKSENKKSQKNTVHKDRENSGEDQNGICQD; encoded by the exons ATGACGGATAAGGGGCAAGATGGTAATAGTATATCCGCCATTAATGGCGGTGACAATCAAGAATTACTGCTAGTTAAAAAGGTACAAGTACAAGAAGAGATTACCCTTTTCACAGAAGAAGGAAGCCAAAACGGCTGCGTTGACGGTGTCGTTTCGGTTAGCCAAAACAGTACTAGCCTTTTTGGGGAGGAAAAGTCTGAAAATAAGGCAGAGGGAATGGAGGATTCGACTATTGTCAAGGTAGAGAACGAAACTGGGGATACTATTATGAAGGAAGCTGAGGGAGAGGGAATGGAATCTCCGGTGGAGGAGAGGAAGTGCGAGAAGGAAACCGCGACTATTATGGAGGAGAATTTAGatctaaaaaaagaagaagggatGGTCTTGACGGAAGTCGTTAAAAAACCAAAAGGAAAAAGGGGGAGACCGCCCAACAAAGATAAGCAAAAGAAAAACATTGATAATAAAGAGAAGAAAAGCAATAATCTTGGtaggaaaaagaaagaggaaagcGATAGTGAGAGAGAAGAgaaagaggagaaagagaagaaaagCAATAATCTTGGCaggaaaaagaaagaggagagTGATAGTGAGagagaagaggaggaggaggagaaagagaaagagaagatTGATTCTGATGAAGTGACTGCTGGTAGGCCAAGGAAGTCAAGTTTGAAAGCTAGGGAGAAGTTAAGTGTATATACACAGGAAATGGCTGAATGGGATGAAGAAGACCGCAAGACAAGTAAGAAAAGAAGGGCTAGGAGGAAAACACAAGAGAACGGTGATTGTCAGAAAAAGCATGGAAGAAAGAGGTTTGTGGAAAATGGTGGAGATTCGGATAGCAAAGAGGAGGGAAATGGGAATAAAAAACATAAGGCTGAGAGAGAAGAGTCAGAGTCTGGAAAACATTCTTTAGGCCAAAGGAAACTTCCACAAGATAATGCATCAAATCCCCGTAATAGAAAGAGGAAGGATGAGAAT GGTAATGAGATTCAATCAAATATGTGTCATCAGTGCCAGAGGAATGACAAAGGAAGGGTTGTTCGCTGCACCAACTGTAAAACAAAGCGATACTGTGTTCCTTGCATGGCCACATG GTACCCTGGGATGCCAGAGGAGGCTTTTGAAGAGTCTTGTCCTGTTTGTCGTAGAAACTGTAATTGCAAATCATGTTTGCGGTTGGACGGACCAATAAAG GATTTGAAGAACTTAAAATTTGAGATTAGCAAAGAAGAAAAGGTTCAATATTCTAAATTTATTTTGCAACAACTTTTGCCTTTCTTGAGAAAATTTAACGCAGAGCAAGTGGTGGAGATGGAGATTGAAGCTAAGATTCAAG GGTTACCAGTGTCAGAGTTAATGCTGCAGAAGGCAAATTGTCAGGAGAATGAGCGAATGTACTG CAACAACTGCAAAACATCCATTTTTGATTTTCACAGAAATTGTTCCAGTTGTTCCTATGATCTTTGCCTTACTTGTTGCCGGGAGCTTAGAGATGGTCACCTTAAGGGAGGTGAAGTAGAAGTCATCATGGATTTCGTTGACAAAGGGGTTGCTTATCTGCATGGTGATATGGAAGCTGATTCTTCACCAGGTATCAGAACTAGACCTTCAAGAAAGCCTAGATTTCCCAAGAAGATGGTTGAAAATGATTCCGAGGGTGATGCCAGGTTGGCATTTGAAATGGAACCTGGGGATAATGGAAGGATTCTGCCAGAGAATTCTGGTGGTCCTGCTGGTGAATGGAAATCCAATGAAGATGGTAGCATCCCTTGTCCACCAGAGAATTTTGGTGGTTGTGGTAAGGGAAATTTAGAGCTGAAGTGCCTGCTGCTGAAAAAGCCAAAACAACATTCGGTCTCTGAGTTGTTGGAAAAAGCTGAAGACATTGCCAAAAAATTCGAATGGGAAGACAAGCCTGAAGTTCCTCAGGGACTATGCTTCTGTAGAAATTTAGTGGATGAAAATGATATGCAGGAAAGTAAAATGTGTAAAGCAGCATCTCGTGACGGTTGTGATGACAACTATTTATACTGTCCAGCAGCTAAAGATCTTAAGCAGGAGGATCTGAAGCATTTCCAATGTCACTGGCGGAAAGGTGAGCCTGTGATTGTCCGCAATGTGCTTGAGACTGGGTCAGGGTTAAGCTGGGAGCCCATGGTTATGTGGCGAGCTTGTCGCCAGATAAAGAACTTAAACCACCCTCTTCTTTTGGATGTCATTGCTATCAACTGCTTAGATTGGTGTGAG GTAGAAGTTAACATCCACCAGTTTTTTAAGGGATATATGGAAGGTCGAACTGATAATGCTGGGTGGCCCCAGATTCTGAAATTGAAAGATTGGCCTCCATCAGATTTATTTGATGAACGATTACCTCGTCATGGCGCAGAGTTTGTTAACAGCTTGCCTTTTAAGGAGTACACACATCCACAAAGTGGCTACCTAAATCTTGCTGTCAAACTGCCAGACAAATCATTGAAGCCCGACATGGGACCAAAGACATATATTGCTTATGGAGTTCCTCAGGAGCTGGGGCGTGGAGACTCTGTCACTAAGCTGCATTGTGATATGTCCGATGCG GTGAATGTGTTGACACATACTCAAGCAATAAACCTGACGCCTAAGCAGCTTTCAGAGATGGAAAAAGTAAAAAGAAACCATGCTGCCCAAGATAAAAAGGAACTTCAGATGGTTGGGGAGGAGAAACAATGCAAAAATGAAGTATCATCTGAGTTGATTGATGACCACTCCGTGCAAGGTGAGAGTAGTAGAAGAGACGAAGAAAAAACTGATCTATTTGAAGTTCAAAGCTTGAGTGGTGAACCAAATTGTGGCAATCAGTCAACTATTCCATCAGCTTCTTGTGTGGAACCAGAGGGAGATACTGGCACTGACGTGGTAATAAATGGTGCAGTAAGTTCTACTAGCACTTGTGAAGCAAATGGAGGAATTAAAATTGATAATGATAAAAGTGATGAATGCAAAGATAAACCAGTGTTTGGAAAAAGTGAAGTATTTGAGGATATAGAAGGGGGTGCACTCTGGGACATCTTTAGAAGGCAAGATGTTGCCAAGTTAGAGGAATATCTCAAGAAGCACTTTAAGGAATTCAGGCATATCTACTGTTGCCCAGTACCGCAG GTTGTTCACCCCATACATGATCAAACATTTTACTTGACTGAGGATCACAAAAGGAAGCTTAAGGAAGAGTATG GAGTTGAACCATGGACTTTCGTTCAAAATTTAGGGGATGCAGTTTTTATACCTGCGGGCTGCCCTCATCAAGTTAGAAACTTGAAG TTGTGTTCTTTTCAAAATTCTGGGTATGCTCATCTAATGCATTGGCAAATGACGGGCATGTTCTGTGTAGTAGTTTCCGCTAATCTCAAACTGCAAATATTAGAG TCCTGTATAAAGGTTGCTCTTGACTTTGTGTCTCCGGAAAATCTTCATGAGTGCATCCGTCTGAGTGAAGAGTTCCGCACTCTTCCCCAAAATCACAGAGCCAAGGAGGACAAGTTGGAGGTATATGTAACTGGAGAAGGAGTTTGggttctttccttctttttgttCAGGAGTGCAATACCGTATTTTATTGAAGGGATGATTATG GTGAAGAAAATGAGTATTCATGCAGTGAGAGAAGCTCTAGTTGAATTGGAAGCACTTCCAAA GAGTTCGTCTGGCAAGAGTGAGAACAAAAAATCACAAAAGAATACAGTCCATAAAGATAGAGAAAATTCAGGAGAAGATCAAAATGGGATTTGCCAGGATTAA
- the LOC132616094 gene encoding lysine-specific demethylase JMJ29-like isoform X2 has translation MTDKGQDGNSISAINGGDNQELLLVKKVQVQEEITLFTEEGSQNGCVDGVVSVSQNSTSLFGEEKSENKAEGMEDSTIVKVENETGDTIMKEAEGEGMESPVEERKCEKETATIMEENLDLKKEEGMVLTEVVKKPKGKRGRPPNKDKQKKNIDNKEKKSNNLGRKKKEESDSEREEKEEKEKKSNNLGRKKKEESDSEREEEEEEKEKEKIDSDEVTAGRPRKSSLKAREKLSVYTQEMAEWDEEDRKTSKKRRARRKTQENGDCQKKHGRKRFVENGGDSDSKEEGNGNKKHKAEREESESGKHSLGQRKLPQDNASNPRNRKRKDENGNEIQSNMCHQCQRNDKGRVVRCTNCKTKRYCVPCMATWYPGMPEEAFEESCPVCRRNCNCKSCLRLDGPIKDLKNLKFEISKEEKVQYSKFILQQLLPFLRKFNAEQVVEMEIEAKIQGLPVSELMLQKANCQENERMYCNNCKTSIFDFHRNCSSCSYDLCLTCCRELRDGHLKGGEVEVIMDFVDKGVAYLHGDMEADSSPGIRTRPSRKPRFPKKMVENDSEGDARLAFEMEPGDNGRILPENSGGPAGEWKSNEDGSIPCPPENFGGCGKGNLELKCLLLKKPKQHSVSELLEKAEDIAKKFEWEDKPEVPQGLCFCRNLVDENDMQESKMCKAASRDGCDDNYLYCPAAKDLKQEDLKHFQCHWRKGEPVIVRNVLETGSGLSWEPMVMWRACRQIKNLNHPLLLDVIAINCLDWCEVEVNIHQFFKGYMEGRTDNAGWPQILKLKDWPPSDLFDERLPRHGAEFVNSLPFKEYTHPQSGYLNLAVKLPDKSLKPDMGPKTYIAYGVPQELGRGDSVTKLHCDMSDAVNVLTHTQAINLTPKQLSEMEKVKRNHAAQDKKELQMVGEEKQCKNEVSSELIDDHSVQGESSRRDEEKTDLFEVQSLSGEPNCGNQSTIPSASCVEPEGDTGTDVVINGAVSSTSTCEANGGIKIDNDKSDECKDKPVFGKSEVFEDIEGGALWDIFRRQDVAKLEEYLKKHFKEFRHIYCCPVPQVVHPIHDQTFYLTEDHKRKLKEEYGVEPWTFVQNLGDAVFIPAGCPHQVRNLKLCSFQNSGYAHLMHWQMTGMFCVVVSANLKLQILESCIKVALDFVSPENLHECIRLSEEFRTLPQNHRAKEDKLEVKKMSIHAVREALVELEALPKSSSGKSENKKSQKNTVHKDRENSGEDQNGICQD, from the exons ATGACGGATAAGGGGCAAGATGGTAATAGTATATCCGCCATTAATGGCGGTGACAATCAAGAATTACTGCTAGTTAAAAAGGTACAAGTACAAGAAGAGATTACCCTTTTCACAGAAGAAGGAAGCCAAAACGGCTGCGTTGACGGTGTCGTTTCGGTTAGCCAAAACAGTACTAGCCTTTTTGGGGAGGAAAAGTCTGAAAATAAGGCAGAGGGAATGGAGGATTCGACTATTGTCAAGGTAGAGAACGAAACTGGGGATACTATTATGAAGGAAGCTGAGGGAGAGGGAATGGAATCTCCGGTGGAGGAGAGGAAGTGCGAGAAGGAAACCGCGACTATTATGGAGGAGAATTTAGatctaaaaaaagaagaagggatGGTCTTGACGGAAGTCGTTAAAAAACCAAAAGGAAAAAGGGGGAGACCGCCCAACAAAGATAAGCAAAAGAAAAACATTGATAATAAAGAGAAGAAAAGCAATAATCTTGGtaggaaaaagaaagaggaaagcGATAGTGAGAGAGAAGAgaaagaggagaaagagaagaaaagCAATAATCTTGGCaggaaaaagaaagaggagagTGATAGTGAGagagaagaggaggaggaggagaaagagaaagagaagatTGATTCTGATGAAGTGACTGCTGGTAGGCCAAGGAAGTCAAGTTTGAAAGCTAGGGAGAAGTTAAGTGTATATACACAGGAAATGGCTGAATGGGATGAAGAAGACCGCAAGACAAGTAAGAAAAGAAGGGCTAGGAGGAAAACACAAGAGAACGGTGATTGTCAGAAAAAGCATGGAAGAAAGAGGTTTGTGGAAAATGGTGGAGATTCGGATAGCAAAGAGGAGGGAAATGGGAATAAAAAACATAAGGCTGAGAGAGAAGAGTCAGAGTCTGGAAAACATTCTTTAGGCCAAAGGAAACTTCCACAAGATAATGCATCAAATCCCCGTAATAGAAAGAGGAAGGATGAGAAT GGTAATGAGATTCAATCAAATATGTGTCATCAGTGCCAGAGGAATGACAAAGGAAGGGTTGTTCGCTGCACCAACTGTAAAACAAAGCGATACTGTGTTCCTTGCATGGCCACATG GTACCCTGGGATGCCAGAGGAGGCTTTTGAAGAGTCTTGTCCTGTTTGTCGTAGAAACTGTAATTGCAAATCATGTTTGCGGTTGGACGGACCAATAAAG GATTTGAAGAACTTAAAATTTGAGATTAGCAAAGAAGAAAAGGTTCAATATTCTAAATTTATTTTGCAACAACTTTTGCCTTTCTTGAGAAAATTTAACGCAGAGCAAGTGGTGGAGATGGAGATTGAAGCTAAGATTCAAG GGTTACCAGTGTCAGAGTTAATGCTGCAGAAGGCAAATTGTCAGGAGAATGAGCGAATGTACTG CAACAACTGCAAAACATCCATTTTTGATTTTCACAGAAATTGTTCCAGTTGTTCCTATGATCTTTGCCTTACTTGTTGCCGGGAGCTTAGAGATGGTCACCTTAAGGGAGGTGAAGTAGAAGTCATCATGGATTTCGTTGACAAAGGGGTTGCTTATCTGCATGGTGATATGGAAGCTGATTCTTCACCAGGTATCAGAACTAGACCTTCAAGAAAGCCTAGATTTCCCAAGAAGATGGTTGAAAATGATTCCGAGGGTGATGCCAGGTTGGCATTTGAAATGGAACCTGGGGATAATGGAAGGATTCTGCCAGAGAATTCTGGTGGTCCTGCTGGTGAATGGAAATCCAATGAAGATGGTAGCATCCCTTGTCCACCAGAGAATTTTGGTGGTTGTGGTAAGGGAAATTTAGAGCTGAAGTGCCTGCTGCTGAAAAAGCCAAAACAACATTCGGTCTCTGAGTTGTTGGAAAAAGCTGAAGACATTGCCAAAAAATTCGAATGGGAAGACAAGCCTGAAGTTCCTCAGGGACTATGCTTCTGTAGAAATTTAGTGGATGAAAATGATATGCAGGAAAGTAAAATGTGTAAAGCAGCATCTCGTGACGGTTGTGATGACAACTATTTATACTGTCCAGCAGCTAAAGATCTTAAGCAGGAGGATCTGAAGCATTTCCAATGTCACTGGCGGAAAGGTGAGCCTGTGATTGTCCGCAATGTGCTTGAGACTGGGTCAGGGTTAAGCTGGGAGCCCATGGTTATGTGGCGAGCTTGTCGCCAGATAAAGAACTTAAACCACCCTCTTCTTTTGGATGTCATTGCTATCAACTGCTTAGATTGGTGTGAG GTAGAAGTTAACATCCACCAGTTTTTTAAGGGATATATGGAAGGTCGAACTGATAATGCTGGGTGGCCCCAGATTCTGAAATTGAAAGATTGGCCTCCATCAGATTTATTTGATGAACGATTACCTCGTCATGGCGCAGAGTTTGTTAACAGCTTGCCTTTTAAGGAGTACACACATCCACAAAGTGGCTACCTAAATCTTGCTGTCAAACTGCCAGACAAATCATTGAAGCCCGACATGGGACCAAAGACATATATTGCTTATGGAGTTCCTCAGGAGCTGGGGCGTGGAGACTCTGTCACTAAGCTGCATTGTGATATGTCCGATGCG GTGAATGTGTTGACACATACTCAAGCAATAAACCTGACGCCTAAGCAGCTTTCAGAGATGGAAAAAGTAAAAAGAAACCATGCTGCCCAAGATAAAAAGGAACTTCAGATGGTTGGGGAGGAGAAACAATGCAAAAATGAAGTATCATCTGAGTTGATTGATGACCACTCCGTGCAAGGTGAGAGTAGTAGAAGAGACGAAGAAAAAACTGATCTATTTGAAGTTCAAAGCTTGAGTGGTGAACCAAATTGTGGCAATCAGTCAACTATTCCATCAGCTTCTTGTGTGGAACCAGAGGGAGATACTGGCACTGACGTGGTAATAAATGGTGCAGTAAGTTCTACTAGCACTTGTGAAGCAAATGGAGGAATTAAAATTGATAATGATAAAAGTGATGAATGCAAAGATAAACCAGTGTTTGGAAAAAGTGAAGTATTTGAGGATATAGAAGGGGGTGCACTCTGGGACATCTTTAGAAGGCAAGATGTTGCCAAGTTAGAGGAATATCTCAAGAAGCACTTTAAGGAATTCAGGCATATCTACTGTTGCCCAGTACCGCAG GTTGTTCACCCCATACATGATCAAACATTTTACTTGACTGAGGATCACAAAAGGAAGCTTAAGGAAGAGTATG GAGTTGAACCATGGACTTTCGTTCAAAATTTAGGGGATGCAGTTTTTATACCTGCGGGCTGCCCTCATCAAGTTAGAAACTTGAAG TTGTGTTCTTTTCAAAATTCTGGGTATGCTCATCTAATGCATTGGCAAATGACGGGCATGTTCTGTGTAGTAGTTTCCGCTAATCTCAAACTGCAAATATTAGAG TCCTGTATAAAGGTTGCTCTTGACTTTGTGTCTCCGGAAAATCTTCATGAGTGCATCCGTCTGAGTGAAGAGTTCCGCACTCTTCCCCAAAATCACAGAGCCAAGGAGGACAAGTTGGAG GTGAAGAAAATGAGTATTCATGCAGTGAGAGAAGCTCTAGTTGAATTGGAAGCACTTCCAAA GAGTTCGTCTGGCAAGAGTGAGAACAAAAAATCACAAAAGAATACAGTCCATAAAGATAGAGAAAATTCAGGAGAAGATCAAAATGGGATTTGCCAGGATTAA
- the LOC132616094 gene encoding lysine-specific demethylase JMJ29-like isoform X5 has product MTDKGQDGNSISAINGGDNQELLLVKKVQVQEEITLFTEEGSQNGCVDGVVSVSQNSTSLFGEEKSENKAEGMEDSTIVKVENETGDTIMKEAEGEGMESPVEERKCEKETATIMEENLDLKKEEGMVLTEVVKKPKGKRGRPPNKDKQKKNIDNKEKKSNNLGRKKKEESDSEREEKEEKEKKSNNLGRKKKEESDSEREEEEEEKEKEKIDSDEVTAGRPRKSSLKAREKLSVYTQEMAEWDEEDRKTSKKRRARRKTQENGDCQKKHGRKRFVENGGDSDSKEEGNGNKKHKAEREESESGKHSLGQRKLPQDNASNPRNRKRKDENGNEIQSNMCHQCQRNDKGRVVRCTNCKTKRYCVPCMATWYPGMPEEAFEESCPVCRRNCNCKSCLRLDGPIKDLKNLKFEISKEEKVQYSKFILQQLLPFLRKFNAEQVVEMEIEAKIQGLPVSELMLQKANCQENERMYCNNCKTSIFDFHRNCSSCSYDLCLTCCRELRDGHLKGGEVEVIMDFVDKGVAYLHGDMEADSSPGIRTRPSRKPRFPKKMVENDSEGDARLAFEMEPGDNGRILPENSGGPAGEWKSNEDGSIPCPPENFGGCGKGNLELKCLLLKKPKQHSVSELLEKAEDIAKKFEWEDKPEVPQGLCFCRNLVDENDMQESKMCKAASRDGCDDNYLYCPAAKDLKQEDLKHFQCHWRKGEPVIVRNVLETGSGLSWEPMVMWRACRQIKNLNHPLLLDVIAINCLDWCEVEVNIHQFFKGYMEGRTDNAGWPQILKLKDWPPSDLFDERLPRHGAEFVNSLPFKEYTHPQSGYLNLAVKLPDKSLKPDMGPKTYIAYGVPQELGRGDSVTKLHCDMSDAVNVLTHTQAINLTPKQLSEMEKVKRNHAAQDKKELQMVGEEKQCKNEVSSELIDDHSVQGESSRRDEEKTDLFEVQSLSGEPNCGNQSTIPSASCVEPEGDTGTDVVINGAVSSTSTCEANGGIKIDNDKSDECKDKPVFGKSEVFEDIEGGALWDIFRRQDVAKLEEYLKKHFKEFRHIYCCPVPQVVHPIHDQTFYLTEDHKRKLKEEYGVEPWTFVQNLGDAVFIPAGCPHQVRNLKLILDVTSYKNRSNKRFMIGKNEKERRRQGEEACREAKNTNLDCSKYDSVIDCNSTTSYICNCTSTLLP; this is encoded by the exons ATGACGGATAAGGGGCAAGATGGTAATAGTATATCCGCCATTAATGGCGGTGACAATCAAGAATTACTGCTAGTTAAAAAGGTACAAGTACAAGAAGAGATTACCCTTTTCACAGAAGAAGGAAGCCAAAACGGCTGCGTTGACGGTGTCGTTTCGGTTAGCCAAAACAGTACTAGCCTTTTTGGGGAGGAAAAGTCTGAAAATAAGGCAGAGGGAATGGAGGATTCGACTATTGTCAAGGTAGAGAACGAAACTGGGGATACTATTATGAAGGAAGCTGAGGGAGAGGGAATGGAATCTCCGGTGGAGGAGAGGAAGTGCGAGAAGGAAACCGCGACTATTATGGAGGAGAATTTAGatctaaaaaaagaagaagggatGGTCTTGACGGAAGTCGTTAAAAAACCAAAAGGAAAAAGGGGGAGACCGCCCAACAAAGATAAGCAAAAGAAAAACATTGATAATAAAGAGAAGAAAAGCAATAATCTTGGtaggaaaaagaaagaggaaagcGATAGTGAGAGAGAAGAgaaagaggagaaagagaagaaaagCAATAATCTTGGCaggaaaaagaaagaggagagTGATAGTGAGagagaagaggaggaggaggagaaagagaaagagaagatTGATTCTGATGAAGTGACTGCTGGTAGGCCAAGGAAGTCAAGTTTGAAAGCTAGGGAGAAGTTAAGTGTATATACACAGGAAATGGCTGAATGGGATGAAGAAGACCGCAAGACAAGTAAGAAAAGAAGGGCTAGGAGGAAAACACAAGAGAACGGTGATTGTCAGAAAAAGCATGGAAGAAAGAGGTTTGTGGAAAATGGTGGAGATTCGGATAGCAAAGAGGAGGGAAATGGGAATAAAAAACATAAGGCTGAGAGAGAAGAGTCAGAGTCTGGAAAACATTCTTTAGGCCAAAGGAAACTTCCACAAGATAATGCATCAAATCCCCGTAATAGAAAGAGGAAGGATGAGAAT GGTAATGAGATTCAATCAAATATGTGTCATCAGTGCCAGAGGAATGACAAAGGAAGGGTTGTTCGCTGCACCAACTGTAAAACAAAGCGATACTGTGTTCCTTGCATGGCCACATG GTACCCTGGGATGCCAGAGGAGGCTTTTGAAGAGTCTTGTCCTGTTTGTCGTAGAAACTGTAATTGCAAATCATGTTTGCGGTTGGACGGACCAATAAAG GATTTGAAGAACTTAAAATTTGAGATTAGCAAAGAAGAAAAGGTTCAATATTCTAAATTTATTTTGCAACAACTTTTGCCTTTCTTGAGAAAATTTAACGCAGAGCAAGTGGTGGAGATGGAGATTGAAGCTAAGATTCAAG GGTTACCAGTGTCAGAGTTAATGCTGCAGAAGGCAAATTGTCAGGAGAATGAGCGAATGTACTG CAACAACTGCAAAACATCCATTTTTGATTTTCACAGAAATTGTTCCAGTTGTTCCTATGATCTTTGCCTTACTTGTTGCCGGGAGCTTAGAGATGGTCACCTTAAGGGAGGTGAAGTAGAAGTCATCATGGATTTCGTTGACAAAGGGGTTGCTTATCTGCATGGTGATATGGAAGCTGATTCTTCACCAGGTATCAGAACTAGACCTTCAAGAAAGCCTAGATTTCCCAAGAAGATGGTTGAAAATGATTCCGAGGGTGATGCCAGGTTGGCATTTGAAATGGAACCTGGGGATAATGGAAGGATTCTGCCAGAGAATTCTGGTGGTCCTGCTGGTGAATGGAAATCCAATGAAGATGGTAGCATCCCTTGTCCACCAGAGAATTTTGGTGGTTGTGGTAAGGGAAATTTAGAGCTGAAGTGCCTGCTGCTGAAAAAGCCAAAACAACATTCGGTCTCTGAGTTGTTGGAAAAAGCTGAAGACATTGCCAAAAAATTCGAATGGGAAGACAAGCCTGAAGTTCCTCAGGGACTATGCTTCTGTAGAAATTTAGTGGATGAAAATGATATGCAGGAAAGTAAAATGTGTAAAGCAGCATCTCGTGACGGTTGTGATGACAACTATTTATACTGTCCAGCAGCTAAAGATCTTAAGCAGGAGGATCTGAAGCATTTCCAATGTCACTGGCGGAAAGGTGAGCCTGTGATTGTCCGCAATGTGCTTGAGACTGGGTCAGGGTTAAGCTGGGAGCCCATGGTTATGTGGCGAGCTTGTCGCCAGATAAAGAACTTAAACCACCCTCTTCTTTTGGATGTCATTGCTATCAACTGCTTAGATTGGTGTGAG GTAGAAGTTAACATCCACCAGTTTTTTAAGGGATATATGGAAGGTCGAACTGATAATGCTGGGTGGCCCCAGATTCTGAAATTGAAAGATTGGCCTCCATCAGATTTATTTGATGAACGATTACCTCGTCATGGCGCAGAGTTTGTTAACAGCTTGCCTTTTAAGGAGTACACACATCCACAAAGTGGCTACCTAAATCTTGCTGTCAAACTGCCAGACAAATCATTGAAGCCCGACATGGGACCAAAGACATATATTGCTTATGGAGTTCCTCAGGAGCTGGGGCGTGGAGACTCTGTCACTAAGCTGCATTGTGATATGTCCGATGCG GTGAATGTGTTGACACATACTCAAGCAATAAACCTGACGCCTAAGCAGCTTTCAGAGATGGAAAAAGTAAAAAGAAACCATGCTGCCCAAGATAAAAAGGAACTTCAGATGGTTGGGGAGGAGAAACAATGCAAAAATGAAGTATCATCTGAGTTGATTGATGACCACTCCGTGCAAGGTGAGAGTAGTAGAAGAGACGAAGAAAAAACTGATCTATTTGAAGTTCAAAGCTTGAGTGGTGAACCAAATTGTGGCAATCAGTCAACTATTCCATCAGCTTCTTGTGTGGAACCAGAGGGAGATACTGGCACTGACGTGGTAATAAATGGTGCAGTAAGTTCTACTAGCACTTGTGAAGCAAATGGAGGAATTAAAATTGATAATGATAAAAGTGATGAATGCAAAGATAAACCAGTGTTTGGAAAAAGTGAAGTATTTGAGGATATAGAAGGGGGTGCACTCTGGGACATCTTTAGAAGGCAAGATGTTGCCAAGTTAGAGGAATATCTCAAGAAGCACTTTAAGGAATTCAGGCATATCTACTGTTGCCCAGTACCGCAG GTTGTTCACCCCATACATGATCAAACATTTTACTTGACTGAGGATCACAAAAGGAAGCTTAAGGAAGAGTATG GAGTTGAACCATGGACTTTCGTTCAAAATTTAGGGGATGCAGTTTTTATACCTGCGGGCTGCCCTCATCAAGTTAGAAACTTGAAG TTAATCCTAGATGTGACATCATACAAAAACAGAAGCAACAAAAGATTTATGATTGGAAAAAACGAAAAAGAAAGGAGGAGACAGGGGGAAGAAGCTTGTAGGGAAGCCAAAAATACAAATTTGGATTGCTCCAAGTACGACAGTGTCATTGACTGTAACTCAACAACAAGTTATATTTGCAATTGTACAAGTACACTGCTGCCATAA